The DNA segment gaagaggaggaggcacgCACTTATATCACCACGCAAGATGACGCAGGGAAATTAGTTTAGTGTGAAGTTAGAGGACGTATTAGACTCTACTCTGATAGACTATGAGGCCTTCCTGGAATTTTACAGGGGATATAGGATGATAGGATAAAACCATTAGCAACCCATATCATTTAAACCCTGGCAGAGGTGTAGGCAAAAATCTATATTATCTTATTTAACAGCTACAATTAATTTAACAAATGACAGCAGGTCAATGGTCGTCACGCTTTAAGCTGAATCTATTTAACTTTATATCTCAGACAGTTTTACAGATAAACCCTTTAATTCTATTTTAGTTATACATCCACATAGTTACGTACTTATTGACTTTCTCAGAATTGTTTTCACCATAAAACCCTACTTGTTATTTTTGCACTCGTCTTTTAAGCCTCCTAAGACCAAAGTCCACGATCAAAGAAAGACTTCTTAACGTGTTGTATAATGTATATTGcaaagaggggggggaaagCAAATCTTATCTTTGTATAGCACATTAAAAAAGCAGCCTTGTATATAGCATttctatgttatatatttattgtctATATAAATATGTCTTGCTTGGTGGGTGGATGggaaatattgtttgtgttattttgtttgtatgaaaagaaagaaaacaaatgaagtcTGATTGGTTgaatgacaaatacaaatatgaataattaatcaaaattcaaagtgttttttgtgaactgaGGAGCCACCAACCTGTTGCTTTCTGGGGCCTGCCCTCATCACCTGCTGCACCCAGGTTTGCACCTCTTGCTAATATTAGATTACATCCAGGAATAAATTCAACAGCACCAGCAGCAAACTGTCCAACCAGTTCCCCTCGACCTCCCACTACAAACCAGCGACTGGAGAGGATTCCCCCAGTGAGTCGAGCTCCTGTCACACATGAACCATTTCACCACAACGCTCCTGGTCGCGTCCTCACCGCAAAGTGCGTCTGTCAGCTCCTTACCGGGTCCATACAGGTGAAAGGCCCGCGGTCCTCCAGAGTCCTCTCCCCCGGGTTTAGTCCCCTGTCTGCGGGCGGTGGACGTCGCTCTCGGTCCTCTCCCGGAGCCGGTTCTCAGGTTAATGTCCGCGCTGCGCTTCTCTGCTTCCAGCGACCTGATCCGCACATTGTATCCGCGGAGAGTGAGAGGAGCCCGGCTTGTAGACCGGAGTCAAGTCCCGTCACACAGCCGGGGCTCCACTTCCGCTTACTGGTTTCCTCAAATAAAACCACTGGTTACTGAAGAAATACTGATAGAGAAGATATCTTTAATTCTACTCACACTCTATGACTAAAAACTactaatataatttaataacttGGTGGTTAATAAGTTTACTCTCATTAAACTTTGTTGTTGGTTTATTAGgctattgttgtttttatcttttgtgAAGCGGATCATTTTAAGAAAGATGCtatacaattaataataataataaatatactaataataactatgataataataataataatagaccTTTAGCTAACGTAAAACTGGCTAATCACCTAATTAGCTAACCTACAAGGATAGGTAAGCTAACTTAGCTTACTGTTTAATCAACTTATTAGCTAAAGTGCAAGGAAATGTAAGCTAACCTAGCTAACCTAGCTAACTGGCTAATCACCTAATtatctttctctcctccattcCTTGTCAAGAATTCAAACATTGTATgttacatatttacattttatttgaggtAACGGCtgttttttgtcacttttattgttgttgttgttgttgttgttgtagagaTCAGTGGTTTGTGGCATAATTTCAATGCTACAATCAGGCACAAAAAAATAGATACAAAATCAAAAactgtattatttatttggttATACAAGTTTCAATAAGTCTTCTAATATTTTCCCAATGTATCGTGTGTTCACGTGAATAAAGTTGATCTTAATTCTCTGTTAATCTTAATAAACAACTCACCTGACACTGAGTCCCATTCAGGTCTGTTTTTTAGAcctgcttttactctgaaaataaatgttctccACATCCGGTCGTGCTGCTTCTCTCAATCAGCTGATGAGACTGAATTTGAAAAAGCTGCGAGTTTCCCACAGACGCTGAAAACGACCAATAGGAGCCCGAGTTTCAGTGACGTGcgaaaataaacttttcttaaCTTTTTAGTCAAGTTTAATCAGAACTTGTCAACATTTTCTACTGGATCTACAGGTGGTGCAGAACTTTGTATAGATTCTCTTTGGGGGGAAATGTACTTGTAAAAAATGCAGTAGCTTAAGATGCAGTTAGTTGGTTACAGATATTCTGTTATTCTGTATTTATGGAACATAATCTTCCCTCTGTATTTGTCTTGTCCTTCTATGTgaagagccttgagataatgtctGCTACTTGgtatttggtgctatacaaatacaattgtaTTGAATAGAAGGATTGTTCCAACGTGCAGGGGCCCTCACAACAAAGGCTCTGTCTCCTTTGGTTTGCAGCCTAAACTTTGGACAACGTCCTACCAGAGGATCTCAGACTGTGTTCTGGCTCATAGGACATAATCATGACcccacatttacttttaattcatgtgtttgtgttgtgtgaaatGAACTAGAGTAAACTAAGGTTGAAGATTGTGTTGACCTGAATCTCTCCCCAGATCAGAGATTGTTACTGGGGTCACACCTCAGGATCATCATGTCTGAGCAGGTTGGTGGTGGGTGGAGCCTTTAATTGTCCTGCTAGGGTCAAAGTGTCCTCATGTCAAACTTTGACTGTGTTACTAATACAAAGAGACATGAAGACTCAACAGGATCCACAGCATACCTGACGTAGTGAGTACACTGTGTGAGCATCGCATCAGGTCTCCATTATTTCTATTTGGCCCATTAACAAAGAACGAGTGATGCATTGTTGCTGTACTTTGAAATGATAACTATACACGACAAGGTCTGTATATACTtcaaaaaactactttttatacatttgaattGGTCCATtcataaacaaagaaacaaagcacacacccacacacactcagacacacacatagatgtaTTTATGCACAATAATAACAACTCTTAACATGTTTTGTCTTGCACTGACCCCAGGTGGTGGAGAACTGCTATGACATCCTGCAGGAGCTCAATGTCCACTCCATCCAAACACTGAGATGTTTGTCACTCGACAGTCAGGTTATAAAATGAAACGTAATTAAGTTCATTATGTTTTTCTCTGGAAGTTAATACACCGTCACATTTATTGTATGTctcttttatttagaaatttgGTTGAGGCTCTTACCATAAGCCCAAGTTTCACTGTGTGTCAgtgattttctgtatttttgtttgtgaataGCTGTAATTTATTTGCAAATAGAAAAGTTCTTAAGTTGAGTCCTGCTGTTTTATTCCCTAATCAAACCATTAGATTGTTCATCACATGCACAGGACCAGAAAGCTGAAGTAGCTGAATGGAATTCAtcattaacttttttatttatacctGGGCTGGAGTGTTCAACTCTTCAATAACCTTCTGCTGTTTGAACTGATCTTCCTTCTTCATACTTTACGTTAGAAAATTCatccaaactttaaaaaagtccCAAGGAAATCTTTTAATGTCTTGTGCAGGTTTTGAATCATTACAATCAATATTTAATACCAGTTTTGGATTTTGTAATGTGTGGAAGCAGAAGttttcatgaaattaaaaacatggttAAAGGCTCCTTCACCTCATGAATACAAGGTAAGAATAAAGTTTCTGTTTAACTCCTAGTTTGCTTTGGTCCAGTTAGTTTGTTAGTAAGGCTGATAAGGTATAATTTGCATTCCTGCTGAACTTCCTCTCTCAGGCCACATCTGGCAGCAGctgcctctgcagctcctggtcTCTGCGAAGTTTCTTTTTAATAACCACCACATAAAGACCACTTGATTCCGACATGTACCTCTCGCCGGGCAGTTTGAACTCTTTCCACGCCATTAAACGAGATTCGTTTCACTTCATAACCACCAGCACCACGATCTCAGACTTTCCAAATAAAGCGGGTCCAGCTGTGCGCGGCTGTGCGCCCTCGGTGCGTCACGCTGCTCCACAGGCAGCAgcgaccaggaggaggaggaggaagaggaggaagaggaggaaggagaaggaaagaTGTCCGGTATCATGCTGTTGCTGTCGgtgtctgtgagtctgtgtttgctGCGGGGAACCGGCGGCTCGGCCCGGAGCGAGGCGGTGATCCTGCGGGACGCGCTGGAGCGAGGCCCGGCCAGTCTGAACGACATGTTCCGAGAGGTTGAGGAGCTGATGGAGGACACCCAGCACATACTGGAGGAGGCAGTGGACCAGGTCTGCGTcacgttttattacatttacacAAAGGCAGCGTTGTGTCGTTTATGGAGTTATGACTCAAAGCTGCTATAATGTCATTTATCAAAGTATTTGATATGATAAAGCTCAGTTATCAGGACACAAAAGCACCAGAATCAAGGTgagtttaattgtttttgtgctCAGTTTAATTTTGACCACCAGGCTAAGTTACAACATTACACAAACTTTCCATGTCTGCTTCATGTCTGAGCCACATCAAGTCTGAATGCTATTAATATACCTCCTCATGGATAAGATATATAGAAACTGCTGAAACTGATATTTTCATTATAAGTTAAATCAAAGAAAAGTTATTCTAATACTGCTGAATAAACTGAACTGTATAGAGGCTGATAAGGACGCACAACTCAGATTATCAAACAAGTCTGAAAGAATATTCCTGAACTGTTTTGGTCTTTTATCTCTATTTCtttcattactattattatatttgtatatttgtctgttgtgtactttgtgttgaaaagtgctctataaattaagttgttattattattgtaattattgttaAGTCTactgttatttttctgtgtaaCTATTACTTACTACTCATCAGCATCATGTCTCAGTCAGTGTCTGGTTTGAATCATCTGTGAACTACTGGGACGGTTTCCCTTCATGTCGTCCAAGAAACTGAGCTGAATCACAACAGTtagtcagagctgctgctgtgtgtcaacACTGTCCACAGTTCCAGCTGCAGGAATGTCCTGGTGTGTAGTTTAATACAGATTTATGGACGTGTGCTCACATCAATCTTACAGATAACTACTGAGAGTGCCAAATCGTCTCTAACGTCACCAGACCTGCATCTCAGCCTCCACAACGGGACTCAGAGGACTGTCCTGGAGAGGACGGACAAGGTAGGGGTTTAAAATTACAACCAAAAGTTAGGTTTTTAACTGATTTTGaggatattttttcatttgcatgaacaaaacacaaaaatctgcAAATATGTAATCGCTTGTTTCTTACTGTTTACAGGAAACTAACAATAAAACAGGAGAGACTCGTCTCTCACACGTGCATGTGGAGGTGTCTGGTCCATGGAATAGTGTGGATCACGTGAGTCTTTTCTGATCCACACCAACAGTGAATCATGGGAGAAATTCGTTCTGGATTcgaagatattttatttttcactgacGCCCTTTACTGAGCAGATTTTTTTGCATAACAAACTTTCTGATCTGCGTCTCGTCCACACACAgagttttaagttttaaaatccAACTGTCCCAGTTTCCGAGCGTATGTTTCTCTTTTCGCGGTGGTGATGTAAACCGTGAAGGCGGCCTTttggtaaaacaaacaaagacctTGACTCCTCATGAGCTTTATGACATTCCACTCAGCATCAGTCATGATCTGTCATTTAATTGAAACAGAAATCAGCTCATTCAAAGCACATTGAACGTTTCTCCACATGAAGAACTTAGTGAAACTGTAACGTCTCAACTCGGTCTATAAAGAACGGGATCATCATGGAAACAGAAACCCACCATGTACTTTTCATAGCTTCAGCCACAGTTTGGATTGAGGTCATTAATGCCGCTTGCTGCCTGTTTGGggctttttgttttacaatggTGGCTGtgatctttttctttcctggcaGCCGGACAGAAAGTGGTTAATGCAGCTTCCTGcttggaaagagaaaaagccTGTGAGTCAGACAGGAGAAGGTCTGCTCCTCTTAAATGACTAAGTGTAAAGAAATGTCAGCCTCTATGTGGAGACACACTTAAATTACACTTGAGGATGTCAAAGGAAAGTTGATTGACCGAGCACTTCACTGATGAAATACCTTTTTCTGCTGAATGTGGGCTCAGGTCAGTGAGACTAAATGTCTTTTATAGAGTTCGTCATCCAAACGCTAATGTTCAGCtcctttattattgtttgtgcaAAACAACTGCATCTGTGTTTcatattatttgtataaaaatgcAGGTTACGTTAGTTTTACAGCTTGTTTAGAGTTTAGATCACACTTCTTTAAAACCTCACATGGGGTCTCTTGCTCAGTGAGTCATCTGTGttactttctttctccttttgcTGCAGAGTAAATTgtggaaaaatatttttatagagAGGTATAATTTACTTGTGGGCCAATGAGAGTAATAATAGGTGTAGTCATCTGGCCTTTATTAAGATAATGGCAGGGTTGTAAGGCGTGTGGGCTCTAGTTGTAGTTTCCAGTATCTCTGTCACctcaataatttaatttaatttggatAGTGCCAaattataatttacattatctcaaggtacttccataaatattaaattatattcattatatatattaaaatgatataGAAACCCAACGGCTCcaacaatgagcagcactttggcgactgtggagagaaactggaagaaacctctgacAACAACAGCTTCATTCCTGTCAACACCACAGAGGAAAGAAGTTCTTCTGTCACATATTTTCTGTGTAATCTCTGTGAGATGAAATGTCTCAGGTAGGAAAGAGAGCGGTCACAGGCTGAAGGGAGTTCACCCATTGgtctgtgagctgctgttttgtttcagtgttgATTTCCCAGatccagcaaacacacaaaaaaaccactTTCAGTCctaaacatgaaaatgaaaagggcTGGTGCTGTTTGTTATTCAAGCTCCGGGCTCTGTTATCATCTGCTGTGATGTCTCCACACAGGAATGCATGGTGGATGAGGACTGTGGCGACCTGAGATACTGTCTGTATGAGATCCAGAACTCCAGGTGCCTCCCCTGCATTCCAACTGATATGGTGCGGATTCACTCAGGGGCTTTTTGTGCTTGTTATTTGTACAGTTAAAGCGTTTTCATTTTTACACGATTGAACGATATACATACAGAGAaatttaacgtgtgtgtgtgtccctgctcAGCCGTGCATCAAGGATGAGGAGTGCTGCTCAgaccagatgtgtgtgtggggccaGTGCACGGTCAACGCCACCAGAGGAACAGAGGGAACGATCTGTCAGGGTCAGAGCGACTGCAGGACGGATCTGTGCTGTGCCTTCCAACGAGGTGAGCTCCGACGTCCCCAGAGACCGCGAGACGAGAGACAGACTCATCTCAGTTAATGTCAAACTGTATGTCGGAAGAATGTTCAACcaaatatactgtgtgtgttgctagAGGTACTGTGCATagcaaaaaaagtaaaagaaaaactaaacatgcaGTATAAATATATGGGAATATAAGAAATAGGGGCAGAACAGACtaaatatcaaaacaacaattaagAGTGTAAGTAAGATATTGAAATTAGAAAAGTCAGAATTTAATGTCTTTTCTACAGGAAGAAATGAAAGATCACAATCCAGGGATTAGACAAAACCCAAAGCTAAAACTAAAAGCCTGGAGACATGAGCGATGAATATTAGctgcaacaataaaaacagttattTCCGTTCTTTACTTTTGTCCGTGCTGCTTCCTCcagagctgctgtttccagTGTGTAACCCCCACCCAGGGAAGGGGGAGTCCTGCCTGAACTACCCCAACCTGCTGATGGACATGCTGGCCTGGGACGAGGAGGTGCCCCGCGACCACTGCCCCTGTGCCGACCACCTCCAGTGCCAACCTCATGGGTGAGAGCAAACATGGACGAATACACGTGCAGTTCAAAATGTGTTCGTTGTAACCTTCTTTTCTTAaattccccttttctctcttctaGACGTGGATCTGTTTGCGGGGTGTAgaactggaggaggaaacacatgAGGGACTTATATTAAATTACAAAACCCTGTCCTGATGTTACTCATCCTCACTGATCATTCACCTGAGGACTTTCCAGCTGATCGATACTTTACCAAAGTACAGGAT comes from the Hippoglossus stenolepis isolate QCI-W04-F060 chromosome 5, HSTE1.2, whole genome shotgun sequence genome and includes:
- the dkk3b gene encoding dickkopf-related protein 3b isoform X1, whose protein sequence is MSGIMLLLSVSVSLCLLRGTGGSARSEAVILRDALERGPASLNDMFREVEELMEDTQHILEEAVDQITTESAKSSLTSPDLHLSLHNGTQRTVLERTDKETNNKTGETRLSHVHVEVSGPWNSVDHECMVDEDCGDLRYCLYEIQNSRCLPCIPTDMPCIKDEECCSDQMCVWGQCTVNATRGTEGTICQGQSDCRTDLCCAFQRELLFPVCNPHPGKGESCLNYPNLLMDMLAWDEEVPRDHCPCADHLQCQPHGRGSVCGV
- the dkk3b gene encoding dickkopf-related protein 3b isoform X2, encoding MSGIMLLLSVSVSLCLLRGTGGSARSEAVILRDALERGPASLNDMFREVEELMEDTQHILEEAVDQITTESAKSSLTSPDLHLSLHNGTQRTVLERTDKECMVDEDCGDLRYCLYEIQNSRCLPCIPTDMPCIKDEECCSDQMCVWGQCTVNATRGTEGTICQGQSDCRTDLCCAFQRELLFPVCNPHPGKGESCLNYPNLLMDMLAWDEEVPRDHCPCADHLQCQPHGRGSVCGV